A genomic segment from Muntiacus reevesi chromosome 15, mMunRee1.1, whole genome shotgun sequence encodes:
- the LOC136147245 gene encoding protein FAM177A1 isoform X2 codes for MEVGLSAVTLYLASASSPVAATTMEREPANRAEGEAVNASGAAAAAAFRESAQQMSNERGFENVELGVIGKKKKVPRRVIHFVSGETMEEYSTDEDEVDGLEKKDVLPTVDPTKLTWGPYLWFHMLRAATSTLSVCDFLGEKIASVLGISTPKYQYAIDEYYRMKKEEEEEEEENRMSEEAERQYQQNKLQADSIVQSDQPETLASSSFVNLNFEMEGDCEVITESKQNPVSVPL; via the exons ATGGAAGTGGGCTTATCGGCCGTAACCTTGTATCTCGCCAGCGCCAGCAGTCCTGTGGCGGCGACAACGATGGAGCGGGAGCCAGCGAACCGTGCGGAGGGCGAAGCCGTGAATGCCTCGGGAGCTGCGGCCGCCGCGGCGTTCAGGGAATCGGCACAGCAG ATGAGTAATGAAAGAGGCTTTGAAAATGTAGAACTGGGAGtcataggaaaaaagaagaaagtcccAAGGAGAGTCATCCACTTTGTTAGCGGTGAAACAATGGAAGAATACAGCACAGATGAAGATGAAGTCGATGGCTTGGAGAAGAAAGACGTTTTGCCTACTGTTGATCCG ACAAAACTTACGTGGGGCCCCTACTTATGGTTTCACATGCTTCGAGCTGCCACATCCACCCtctcag tttgtgACTTTCTTGGAGAGAAGATTGCATCTGTTTTGGGCATCAGCACCCCAAAATACCAGTATGCAATTGATGAGTATTACCGGATGAAGAAGGAG gaagaagaagaagaagaagaaaataggatGTCGGAAGAAGCAGAAAGACAATACCAACAAAATAAGCTGCAGGCTGATTCCATTGTTCAGTCCGATCAACCAGAAACACTGGCATCCAGTTCATTTGTGAATCTCAATTTTGAAATGGAGGGAGATTGTGAAGTAATtacagaaagcaaacaaaatccagTCTCTGTCCCTCTGTAG
- the PPP2R3C gene encoding serine/threonine-protein phosphatase 2A regulatory subunit B'' subunit gamma isoform X3 has translation MDLFTKYYSEWKGGRKNTNEFYKTIPRFYYRLPAEDEVLLQKLREESRAVFLQRKSRELLDNEELQNLWFLLDKHQTPPMIGEEAMINYENFLKVGEKAGPKCKQFFTAKVFAKLLHTDSYGRISIMQFFNYVMRKVWLHQTRIGLSLYDVAGQGYLRESDLENYILELIPTLPQLDGLEKSFYSFYVCTAVRKFFFFLDPLRTGKIKIQDILACSFLDDLLELRDEELSKESQETNWFSAPSALRVYGQYLNLDKDHNGMLSKEELSRYGTATMTNVFLDRVFQECLTYDGEMDYKTYLDFVLALENRKEPAALQYIFKLLDIENKGYLNVFSLNYFFRAIQELMKIHGQDPVSFQDVKDEIFDMVKPKDPLKISLQDLINSNQGDTVTTILIDLNGFWTYENREALVANDNENSTDLDDT, from the exons CTGCCAGCTGAAGATGAAGTCTTACTACAGAAATTAAGAGAAGAATCCAGAGCTGTCTTTCTGCAAAGGAAAAGCAGGGAACTATTGGATAATGAAGAATTACAG AACTTATGGTTTTTGCTGGACAAGCACCAGACACCACCCATGATTGGAGAAGAAGCAATGAttaattatgaaaattttttaaaggttggTGAAAAAGCTGGACCAAAGTGCAA gcAATTTTTCACAGCAAAAGTCTTTGCTAAACTCCTTCATACAGATTCTTATGGAAGAATTTCCATCATGCAGTTCTTTAATTATGTCATGAGAAAAG TTTGGCTTCATCAAACAAGAATAGGACTCAGTTTATATGATGTTGCTGGACAAGGGTATCTTCGGGAATCT GATTTAGAAAACTACATATTGGAACTTATCCCTACATTGCCACAGTTAGATGGGCTGGAAAAATCTTTTTACTCCTTTTACGTTTGCACAGCAGTTCGgaagttcttcttctttttagacCCTCTAAGAACAG gGAAGATAAAAATTCAAGATATTTTAGCATGCAGCTTCCTAGATGATTTATTGGag TTAAGGGATGAGGAACTATCCAAGGAGAGTCAAGAAACAAATTGGTTTTCTGCTCCTTCTGCCCTAAGGGTGTATG GCCAGTATTTGAACCTTGATAAGGACCACAATGGCATGCTCAGTAAAGAAGAACTCTCCCGCTACGGAACAGCAACCATGACCAATGTCTTCTTAGACCGTGTTTTCCAGGAGTGTCTCACTTATGATGGAGAAATG gacTATAAGACCTACCTGGATTTTGTTCTTGCATTAGAAAACCGAAAAGAACCTGCAGCTCTGCAGTATATTTTTAAGTTACTTGACATTGAGAACAAAGGGTATCTGAATGTCTTTTCCCTTAATTATTTCTTTAGG GCCATACAAGAACTAatgaaaatccatggacaggatCCTGTTTCATTTCAAGACGTCAag GATGAAATCTTTGACATGGTAAAACCAAAGGATCCTTTGAAAATCTCTCTCCAGGATTTAATCAACAGTAATCAAGGAGACACAGTCACCACTATTCTAATTGATCTGAATGGCTTTTGGACTTACGAGAATAGAGAAGCACTTGTtgcaaatgataatgaaaactctACAGACCTTGATGATACATGA
- the LOC136147245 gene encoding protein FAM177A1 isoform X3, which translates to MEREPANRAEGEAVNASGAAAAAAFRESAQQMSNERGFENVELGVIGKKKKVPRRVIHFVSGETMEEYSTDEDEVDGLEKKDVLPTVDPTKLTWGPYLWFHMLRAATSTLSVCDFLGEKIASVLGISTPKYQYAIDEYYRMKKEEEEEEEENRMSEEAERQYQQNKLQADSIVQSDQPETLASSSFVNLNFEMEGDCEVITESKQNPVSVPL; encoded by the exons ATGGAGCGGGAGCCAGCGAACCGTGCGGAGGGCGAAGCCGTGAATGCCTCGGGAGCTGCGGCCGCCGCGGCGTTCAGGGAATCGGCACAGCAG ATGAGTAATGAAAGAGGCTTTGAAAATGTAGAACTGGGAGtcataggaaaaaagaagaaagtcccAAGGAGAGTCATCCACTTTGTTAGCGGTGAAACAATGGAAGAATACAGCACAGATGAAGATGAAGTCGATGGCTTGGAGAAGAAAGACGTTTTGCCTACTGTTGATCCG ACAAAACTTACGTGGGGCCCCTACTTATGGTTTCACATGCTTCGAGCTGCCACATCCACCCtctcag tttgtgACTTTCTTGGAGAGAAGATTGCATCTGTTTTGGGCATCAGCACCCCAAAATACCAGTATGCAATTGATGAGTATTACCGGATGAAGAAGGAG gaagaagaagaagaagaagaaaataggatGTCGGAAGAAGCAGAAAGACAATACCAACAAAATAAGCTGCAGGCTGATTCCATTGTTCAGTCCGATCAACCAGAAACACTGGCATCCAGTTCATTTGTGAATCTCAATTTTGAAATGGAGGGAGATTGTGAAGTAATtacagaaagcaaacaaaatccagTCTCTGTCCCTCTGTAG